A part of Xenopus tropicalis strain Nigerian chromosome 4, UCB_Xtro_10.0, whole genome shotgun sequence genomic DNA contains:
- the cbx7 gene encoding chromobox protein homolog 7 isoform X1 encodes MELSAIGEQVFAVESIRKKRIRKGKVEYLVKWKGWPPKYSTWEPEEHILDPRLVLAYEEKEEKERASGCRKRGPKPKRLLLQRLYSMDLRSAHKSKERNLCFSLSRRFNPALGGKTTPTSSVPEKAKSLQFPLSKQRKGRKFLCLSRKKFLRVSTYEPLSRRSDFFAKEEEKEETETIPDWQEEKSMEEQGLEENGTPATPPLWLPAVPRPSEIIVTDITSNSITVTFREARSAEGFFRDRGSDC; translated from the exons ATGGAGCTGTCTGCCATTGGAGAGCAAGTGTTCGCAGTTGAAAGTATTCGCAAGAAGAGGATCCGGAAG GGTAAAGTGGAATATCTTGTGAAGTGGAAGGGCTGGCCTCCCAA ATACAGCACGTGGGAGCCAGAGGAGCACATTCTGGATCCACGTCTTGTTTTGGCATACGAGGAAAA GGAAGAAAAGGAAAGAGCTTCAGGGTGCCGAAAACGTGGTCCAAAACCAAAACGTCTTCTCCTACAG AGACTGTACAGCATGGACCTGCGTAGTGCACACAAATCTAAGGAAAGGAACCTCTGCTTTTCACTGTCTAGAAGATTTAATCCTGCATTGGGTGGTAAAACTACACCAACTTCTTCAGTGCCAGAGAAAGCCAAATCGCTGCAATTCCCACTCAGCAAGCAGCGTAAAGGCCGAAAATTTTTGTGCCTGTCACGCAAAAAGTTCCTGCGTGTTTCCACCTATGAACCATTGAGCAGGAGGTCAGACTTCTTTGCAAAGGAAGAAGAAAAGGAAGAGACTGAAACAATTCCTGATTGGCAGGAGGAAAAATCAATGGAAGAGCAAGGCCTTGAAG AAAATGGCACACCAGCGACTCCACCTCTTTGGCTTCCTGCCGTCCCTAGGCCCAGCGAGATCATTGTCACCGACATCACCTCAAATTCCATCACAGTGACATTTCGAGAAGCCCGGTCAGCAGAAGGTTTCTTCCGGGACCGCGGAAGCGACTGTTAG